In Janthinobacterium sp. J1-1, a single genomic region encodes these proteins:
- a CDS encoding tetratricopeptide repeat protein, which translates to MSKFRLAHLGLVMAAIGFTAATPVIGLGSLAYAADTVRAEVGKPLQEAQRLTSAGKNKEALAKLREADNVSGKTAFESYQIERVRASAAAGAGDNGAAIKAFEAVINSGRLSAAEAPKFTQGLAGMYYRAKDWPNAITWFKRSLKDREDPQTREYLIQAYYSSGNYAEAAKELQAKGGNSEASLQMLANIQLKQGDKAGYVSTLEKLAASYPKASYWADLLNRVSGKPGFSQRLGLDVQRLRLANGLFTKPSEYMEISQLALQAANPGEALSIIDQGYKKGVLGTGADAARHQRLKDLALKTQADLKANAAKSEAEYVKNKDADSLSKLGFALVYDGQADKGLGLMNDAVKLGTAKYPEEAKLHLGIAYIHAGKKANANTALKTVKGTDGAADLARYWTLMNK; encoded by the coding sequence ATGTCCAAGTTTCGTCTCGCTCATCTCGGCCTCGTCATGGCCGCTATCGGTTTTACCGCAGCAACTCCCGTCATCGGCCTGGGTTCGCTCGCATATGCCGCCGACACCGTGCGCGCCGAAGTGGGCAAGCCACTGCAAGAAGCACAACGACTCACGAGCGCCGGCAAAAACAAGGAAGCGTTGGCCAAGCTGCGCGAAGCTGACAACGTCAGCGGCAAGACCGCCTTTGAGAGCTACCAGATCGAACGCGTGCGCGCCTCGGCCGCCGCTGGCGCCGGCGATAACGGCGCCGCCATCAAGGCTTTTGAAGCCGTCATCAATTCCGGCCGCCTGAGCGCCGCCGAAGCACCGAAATTCACGCAAGGCCTGGCCGGCATGTACTACCGCGCCAAGGACTGGCCGAACGCCATTACCTGGTTCAAGCGCTCGCTGAAAGACCGCGAAGATCCACAGACCCGCGAATACCTGATCCAGGCCTACTACTCGAGCGGCAACTACGCCGAAGCGGCAAAAGAGCTGCAGGCAAAAGGCGGCAACTCGGAAGCAAGCCTGCAAATGCTGGCCAATATCCAGCTGAAACAAGGTGACAAGGCCGGCTATGTGTCGACCCTGGAAAAACTGGCTGCCAGCTATCCGAAAGCGAGCTACTGGGCCGACCTGCTGAACCGCGTATCGGGCAAACCGGGTTTCTCGCAGCGCCTGGGCCTGGACGTGCAGCGCCTGCGCCTGGCCAACGGCCTGTTCACCAAGCCATCCGAATACATGGAAATCAGCCAGTTGGCACTGCAGGCAGCCAATCCGGGTGAAGCCTTGAGCATCATCGACCAGGGTTACAAAAAAGGCGTGCTGGGCACCGGCGCCGATGCCGCCCGTCACCAGCGCCTGAAAGACCTGGCCCTGAAAACCCAGGCCGATCTGAAAGCCAACGCCGCCAAGTCGGAAGCCGAATACGTCAAGAACAAGGACGCCGACAGCTTGAGCAAGCTGGGCTTTGCCTTGGTCTACGACGGCCAGGCCGACAAGGGCCTGGGCCTGATGAACGACGCCGTGAAACTGGGCACCGCCAAGTATCCGGAAGAAGCCAAGCTGCACCTGGGCATCGCTTACATCCACGCCGGCAAGAAAGCCAATGCCAACACGGCATTGAAAACCGTCAAGGGCACCGATGGCGCCGCTGACCTGGCCCGCTACTGGACCCTCATGAATAAATAA
- a CDS encoding biopolymer transporter ExbD produces the protein MSMNVGSGSAAGADPEPMMELNMTPLIDVMLVLIIMLIITIPKQNHSVNLNMPVGTPPPPTTEPVVVTIDVDFDGTILWDNQVVPDRASLEVKLNNVAAQADQPEVHLRPNKLVEYKVVAGVMATAQRLGVTKIGLVGNEQFQ, from the coding sequence ATGAGTATGAATGTCGGTTCGGGAAGCGCAGCAGGCGCGGATCCGGAACCAATGATGGAACTGAACATGACGCCCCTCATCGATGTGATGTTGGTGCTGATTATCATGTTGATCATTACGATTCCAAAACAAAACCACTCGGTGAACCTGAACATGCCGGTCGGCACCCCGCCGCCACCGACTACGGAACCAGTGGTCGTCACGATCGATGTCGATTTTGACGGCACCATCTTGTGGGACAATCAGGTCGTTCCTGACCGTGCCTCACTGGAAGTCAAGCTGAACAACGTTGCTGCGCAAGCAGACCAGCCGGAAGTGCATCTGCGTCCGAACAAGCTGGTGGAATACAAGGTCGTCGCCGGTGTCATGGCAACGGCGCAGCGTCTGGGCGTGACTAAAATCGGTCTGGTCGGTAACGAGCAATTCCAGTAA
- a CDS encoding biopolymer transporter ExbD, producing MSMSVGSDSGDEDQVMSEINTTPLVDIMLVLLIIFLITSPVVLKLQKIDLPIEANQALQSKPQNVNIVVNKDGEIYLGQTRLKDTNELFDYLKVEAVKLPQPEVHVRGDQEARYESIGRVIFTTQRAGIQKVGFITEPPDKS from the coding sequence ATGTCGATGTCCGTCGGCTCCGACAGCGGAGATGAAGATCAAGTAATGTCAGAAATCAACACGACGCCGCTCGTCGACATCATGTTGGTTTTGCTGATCATTTTCTTGATCACCAGTCCGGTTGTTCTCAAGCTGCAGAAAATCGATCTGCCGATTGAGGCCAACCAAGCCCTTCAAAGCAAGCCGCAAAACGTTAACATCGTGGTTAACAAGGACGGCGAGATTTACCTGGGCCAGACCAGACTGAAAGACACGAACGAACTGTTCGATTATCTTAAAGTTGAAGCAGTGAAACTACCTCAGCCGGAAGTACACGTTCGTGGCGACCAGGAAGCACGCTACGAATCGATCGGCCGAGTGATCTTCACGACCCAACGTGCCGGGATTCAGAAGGTCGGCTTCATCACCGAACCACCTGACAAGAGCTGA
- a CDS encoding MotA/TolQ/ExbB proton channel family protein has product MFKNTRLSAFFAAVLLSVTATTALVAAPAFADAPASAAATAPAADAAAAPAPAADAAAPAADAAAPAADAAAPKTEEVHNPFGLSAVWDGGFVPRATLIILAIMSIGSWYIIITKLLDQMKIFKQAKETAAKFWKAPSIAAGSATLAEGSPFRFIAESGTKATAHHDGALLEQIDLSTWVTMSIQRASDKVQSRLQDGLSFLATVGSTAPFIGLFGTVWGIYGALTAIGMTGNASIDKVAGPVGEALIMTAFGLLVAVPAVLGYNWLVRRNKTAMEDIRSFSADVHSVLVSGAMSTSEAGRAAGAKKIG; this is encoded by the coding sequence ATGTTTAAGAATACCCGTTTGTCCGCATTTTTTGCCGCGGTTCTGTTGTCCGTTACCGCTACTACCGCCCTGGTAGCAGCTCCAGCATTCGCGGACGCGCCAGCTTCGGCAGCAGCCACGGCGCCTGCGGCAGACGCTGCAGCAGCACCAGCACCAGCTGCTGACGCAGCAGCACCAGCAGCCGATGCAGCCGCTCCAGCCGCTGATGCAGCCGCTCCAAAAACCGAAGAAGTGCACAACCCGTTCGGCCTGTCGGCTGTGTGGGACGGCGGCTTCGTGCCACGCGCCACCCTGATCATCCTGGCCATCATGTCGATCGGCAGCTGGTACATCATCATCACCAAACTGCTGGATCAGATGAAGATCTTCAAGCAAGCGAAAGAAACCGCTGCCAAATTCTGGAAAGCACCTTCGATCGCTGCCGGTTCGGCTACCCTGGCCGAAGGCTCGCCATTCCGCTTCATCGCTGAATCGGGCACCAAGGCAACCGCTCACCACGACGGCGCCCTGCTGGAACAAATCGATCTGTCGACCTGGGTGACGATGTCGATCCAGCGCGCTTCGGACAAAGTCCAGTCGCGTCTGCAAGATGGCCTGTCGTTCCTGGCAACCGTTGGTTCGACCGCACCGTTCATCGGTCTGTTCGGTACCGTTTGGGGTATCTACGGCGCGCTGACCGCCATCGGCATGACCGGTAACGCCTCGATCGACAAAGTTGCAGGTCCAGTTGGTGAAGCACTGATCATGACCGCGTTTGGTCTGCTGGTCGCCGTGCCTGCCGTTCTGGGTTACAACTGGTTGGTTCGTCGTAACAAAACCGCTATGGAAGACATCCGCTCGTTCAGCGCCGACGTACACTCGGTTCTGGTTTCCGGCGCCATGTCGACCAGCGAAGCTGGCCGTGCTGCCGGCGCTAAAAAGATCGGATAA
- a CDS encoding energy transducer TonB has product MNFSNEKSPKNYTGITIVVLLHVLAAYGIATGLGKRLVTKMMDPVETKIIEEVKPPPPKDLPPPPPPPEMKAPPPPFIPPVEVNVQQPPPPQNVIANTTQVKPATNVLAPPAPPAQPAPAAPPGPAKSVRTAAVVDFSVCEKPAYPKSSQRNEETGVVTLSFLIGVDGKVADSKIVKSSGFRDLDKAAVTGISRCTFKPATVDGKPEQGWQQMQYVWSLD; this is encoded by the coding sequence ATGAATTTTTCGAACGAGAAAAGTCCCAAGAACTACACAGGCATCACGATCGTTGTCCTGCTGCACGTTCTCGCGGCTTACGGGATTGCGACGGGCTTGGGCAAGCGCTTGGTCACCAAAATGATGGACCCGGTTGAAACCAAGATTATCGAGGAAGTGAAACCGCCTCCACCGAAGGATCTTCCACCGCCACCACCGCCGCCAGAAATGAAAGCGCCACCGCCGCCATTCATTCCGCCAGTCGAGGTGAACGTGCAGCAGCCGCCGCCGCCACAGAACGTGATTGCCAACACCACCCAGGTGAAGCCAGCCACCAATGTACTGGCACCGCCAGCGCCGCCTGCACAGCCTGCGCCAGCCGCTCCTCCTGGACCAGCCAAATCGGTGCGTACCGCAGCGGTGGTTGACTTCAGCGTCTGCGAGAAGCCGGCTTATCCGAAGTCGTCGCAGCGCAATGAGGAAACCGGTGTCGTGACACTGTCGTTCCTGATTGGCGTCGATGGCAAGGTCGCCGATTCGAAGATCGTGAAGTCGAGCGGCTTCCGCGATCTGGACAAAGCCGCAGTAACAGGCATCAGCCGCTGCACGTTCAAGCCAGCAACGGTGGACGGCAAGCCGGAACAAGGCTGGCAGCAAATGCAATACGTTTGGTCGCTGGATTAA
- a CDS encoding SpoVR family protein, producing the protein MTSAATPHAEPFVRLRHPNALPEQSEWTFELIEQIHEEIRRVAKQFGLDTYPNQLEVITAEQMMDAYTSVGMPVSYNHWSFGKHFLSTEKSYKRGQMGLAYEIVINSNPCIAYLMEENSLTMQSLVIAHAAYGHNSFFKGNYLFRAWTDADAIIDYMVFAKNYIAECEQRHGVDAVELLLDSCHAIQNYGVDRYKRPAKLSMAKEYARQKEREEYVQSQINQLWRTLPRRDEEDDEDEQRKAAPRFPPEPEENLLYFIEKYAPLLEPWQREMVRIVRKISQYFYPQRQTQVMNEGWATFWHYTILNQLYDEGVVGDGFMMEFLKSHTNVVYQPPIDSPYYSGINPYALGFAMMSDIRRICEHPTDEDRAWFPDLAGSDWRKSLDFAMRNFKDESFIAQYLSPRLIREFHFFAVLDDDKNEKLAISAIHDEAGYRYVRQQLAEQYNLGNREPNIQVWSVNTRDDRALTLRHTQFLRRPLNQQATEVLKHVARLWGFDVHLDTVDPQGMVLGTLNCRREKRNRRDDAVMRP; encoded by the coding sequence ATGACCAGCGCCGCCACCCCGCATGCCGAACCCTTCGTCCGCCTCCGCCACCCGAACGCCCTGCCCGAACAATCCGAATGGACGTTTGAACTGATCGAGCAGATCCACGAGGAAATCCGGCGCGTGGCCAAACAGTTCGGCCTGGACACCTATCCCAACCAGCTGGAAGTGATCACGGCCGAGCAGATGATGGATGCCTACACCTCGGTCGGCATGCCGGTGTCGTACAACCACTGGTCGTTCGGCAAGCATTTTCTGTCGACCGAGAAGAGCTACAAGCGCGGCCAGATGGGCCTGGCCTACGAGATCGTCATCAACTCGAACCCGTGCATCGCCTACCTGATGGAGGAAAACAGCCTGACCATGCAGTCGCTGGTGATCGCGCACGCGGCCTATGGCCACAATTCCTTCTTCAAGGGCAATTACCTGTTCCGCGCCTGGACCGATGCGGACGCCATCATCGATTACATGGTGTTTGCCAAGAACTACATTGCCGAATGCGAACAGCGCCATGGCGTGGACGCGGTGGAATTGCTGCTCGACTCCTGCCATGCGATCCAGAACTATGGCGTGGACCGCTACAAGCGCCCGGCCAAGCTGTCGATGGCGAAAGAATATGCGCGCCAGAAAGAACGCGAAGAATACGTGCAGTCGCAGATCAACCAGCTGTGGCGCACCCTGCCGCGCCGCGACGAAGAGGACGACGAGGACGAGCAGCGCAAGGCCGCGCCGCGCTTCCCGCCCGAGCCCGAGGAAAACCTGCTGTACTTTATCGAGAAGTACGCGCCGCTGCTGGAACCGTGGCAGCGCGAGATGGTGCGCATCGTGCGCAAGATTTCCCAGTACTTCTATCCGCAACGCCAGACCCAGGTGATGAACGAAGGCTGGGCCACCTTCTGGCACTACACCATCCTGAACCAGCTGTATGACGAAGGCGTGGTCGGCGACGGCTTCATGATGGAGTTCCTGAAAAGCCATACCAACGTGGTGTACCAGCCGCCGATCGACAGCCCGTATTACAGCGGCATCAATCCGTATGCGCTGGGCTTTGCCATGATGAGCGACATCCGCCGCATCTGCGAGCATCCGACCGACGAAGACCGCGCCTGGTTTCCCGACCTGGCCGGCAGCGATTGGCGCAAGAGCCTGGACTTTGCCATGCGCAATTTCAAGGATGAAAGCTTCATTGCCCAATACCTGTCGCCGCGCCTGATCCGCGAGTTCCACTTCTTTGCCGTGCTCGACGACGACAAGAATGAAAAGCTGGCCATCTCCGCCATCCACGACGAGGCCGGCTACCGCTATGTGCGCCAGCAGCTGGCCGAGCAATACAACCTGGGCAACCGCGAACCGAATATCCAGGTGTGGTCGGTCAACACGCGCGACGACCGCGCCCTGACCTTGCGCCACACGCAATTCCTGCGCCGCCCCCTGAACCAGCAGGCAACGGAGGTATTGAAACACGTGGCGCGCCTGTGGGGCTTCGACGTGCATCTCGATACGGTCGATCCGCAGGGCATGGTGCTGGGCACGCTGAATTGCCGGCGTGAAAAACGCAACCGCCGCGACGATGCCGTCATGCGCCCGTAA
- a CDS encoding YeaH/YhbH family protein → MTYLIDRRLQSKNKSAVNRERFLRRYKGQIKDAVGRAIKGRSITDVENGEKVTIPVKDVGEPAFGHAHGGVWEVVNPGNKEYLKGDQIARPKGGGGSGRGKAGNSEETSEDDFIFELSREEFMNFFFEDLELPHMVKTQLTATTELKNQRAGYNMSGTPSNIHVLRSLRGALGRRIAVGGGSRKQLALAEEQLAQMLQDGVSEEDGDVIELRRLIHHLHTRLLAIPFIDPFDLRYSNRIKVPKPMTQAVMFCIMDVSGSMDESRKDTAKRFFILLYLFLKRAYDKIDVVFIRHHTAASEVDEHDFFNSRESGGTVVSSALNLLNTIIEERYGGGQWNSYVAQASDGDNWDNDSVLCRQLLINTIMPKVQYYTYVEITDGPQQNLWEQYAGVLDHHAHFAMQKIVTPADIYPVFRELFKKQVK, encoded by the coding sequence TTGACTTACCTCATCGACAGGCGCTTGCAAAGCAAGAACAAGTCCGCCGTCAACCGCGAGCGTTTCTTGCGGCGCTACAAGGGCCAGATCAAGGATGCCGTGGGGCGCGCCATCAAGGGGCGCTCGATCACGGATGTCGAGAATGGCGAAAAGGTCACCATCCCCGTCAAGGACGTGGGCGAACCGGCGTTTGGCCACGCGCATGGCGGCGTGTGGGAAGTCGTCAATCCCGGCAACAAGGAATACCTGAAGGGCGACCAGATCGCCCGGCCCAAGGGCGGCGGCGGCAGTGGCCGCGGCAAGGCCGGCAACAGCGAGGAGACCAGCGAAGACGATTTCATCTTCGAGCTGTCGCGCGAAGAATTCATGAACTTCTTCTTTGAAGACCTGGAATTGCCGCACATGGTGAAGACCCAGCTGACGGCCACCACCGAATTGAAGAACCAGCGCGCCGGCTACAATATGTCGGGCACGCCATCGAATATTCATGTGCTGCGCTCGCTGCGCGGCGCACTGGGCCGGCGCATCGCCGTCGGCGGCGGCTCGCGCAAGCAGCTGGCGCTGGCCGAGGAACAGCTGGCGCAGATGCTCCAGGACGGCGTGTCGGAGGAAGACGGCGACGTGATCGAATTGCGCCGGCTGATCCACCACCTGCACACGCGCCTGCTGGCGATTCCCTTTATCGACCCGTTCGACCTGCGCTACAGCAACCGCATCAAGGTGCCCAAGCCGATGACGCAGGCGGTGATGTTCTGCATCATGGACGTCTCGGGCTCGATGGATGAATCGCGCAAGGATACGGCCAAGCGCTTTTTCATCCTGCTGTATCTGTTCCTCAAGCGCGCCTACGACAAGATCGACGTGGTCTTTATCCGCCACCATACGGCCGCGTCCGAGGTCGACGAGCACGATTTCTTCAACTCGCGCGAATCGGGCGGCACGGTGGTGTCGTCGGCCCTCAATTTGCTCAACACTATAATAGAAGAGCGCTACGGCGGCGGCCAGTGGAACAGCTATGTGGCGCAGGCGTCGGACGGCGACAACTGGGACAACGATTCCGTGCTGTGCCGCCAGTTGCTGATCAACACCATCATGCCCAAGGTGCAGTACTACACCTACGTCGAAATCACCGACGGCCCGCAGCAGAACCTGTGGGAACAATATGCGGGCGTGCTCGACCACCACGCCCATTTCGCCATGCAAAAGATCGTCACGCCGGCCGATATCTATCCGGTCTTCCGCGAACTGTTCAAGAAACAGGTGAAATGA
- a CDS encoding PrkA family serine protein kinase, translating to MTIFDNYAARYERTREEEMSLTEYLALCKKDKLTYASAPERMLAAIGEPQLIDTRNDTRLSRIFANKVIKIYPAFRDFYGTEEVIEQVVSYFRHAAQGLEERKQILYLLGPVGGGKSSIAEKLKSLMEHVPFYCLKGSPVNESPLGLFNEEEDGTILEEDYGIPRRYLRNIPSPWAVKRLHEFNGDINQFRVVKRYPSVLKQIAISKTEPGDENNQDISSLVGKVDIRKLEDYAQDDPDAYSYSGGLCLANQGLMEFVEMFKAPIKVLHPLLTATQEGNYKGTEGFGAIPFDGIILAHSNESEWKTFKNNRNNEAFLDRIYIVKVPYCLRVSDEIKIYDKLVANSSLEKAPCAPGTLRMMAQFAILSRLKDPENSSIFSKMLVYDGENLKDTDPKAKSMHEYVDYAGVDEGMNGLSTRFAFKILSKVFNFDNSEVAANPVHLLYVLEQQVEREQFSSELEQRYFSYIKEHLAQRYVEFIGKEIQTAYLESYSEYGQNIFDRYVTFADFWIQDQEYRDPDTGESFDRESLNNELEKIEKPAGISNPKDFRNEIVNFGLRARASNGGKNPAWTSYEKFRTVIEKKMFSNTEDLLPVISFNAKASADDANKHADFVARMVEKGYTAKQVRLLCEWYLRVRKSS from the coding sequence ATGACCATTTTTGATAACTACGCAGCACGCTACGAGCGCACCCGTGAAGAGGAAATGTCGCTCACCGAATACCTGGCCCTGTGCAAGAAGGACAAGCTGACCTACGCCAGCGCGCCCGAACGCATGCTGGCGGCCATCGGCGAGCCGCAACTGATCGACACGCGCAACGACACGCGGCTGTCGCGCATCTTCGCCAACAAGGTGATCAAGATCTACCCCGCCTTCCGCGACTTCTACGGCACCGAGGAAGTGATCGAGCAGGTGGTCTCGTATTTCCGCCACGCCGCGCAAGGCCTGGAAGAGCGCAAGCAGATCCTGTACTTGCTGGGACCGGTCGGCGGCGGCAAATCGTCGATCGCCGAAAAGCTCAAGTCGCTGATGGAACACGTGCCCTTCTATTGCCTGAAAGGCTCGCCCGTCAACGAGTCGCCGCTGGGCCTGTTCAACGAGGAAGAGGACGGCACCATCCTCGAGGAAGACTACGGCATTCCGCGCCGCTACCTGCGCAATATCCCCAGCCCGTGGGCCGTCAAGCGCCTGCATGAATTCAATGGCGACATCAACCAGTTCCGCGTCGTCAAGCGTTATCCATCGGTGCTGAAACAGATCGCCATCTCGAAGACCGAACCGGGCGACGAGAACAACCAGGATATTTCCTCGCTGGTCGGCAAGGTCGATATCCGCAAGCTGGAAGACTATGCCCAGGACGACCCGGACGCCTACAGCTATTCGGGCGGCCTGTGCCTGGCCAACCAGGGCCTGATGGAGTTCGTCGAGATGTTCAAGGCGCCGATCAAGGTGCTGCACCCCCTGCTGACCGCCACCCAAGAGGGCAATTACAAGGGCACCGAGGGCTTTGGCGCAATACCGTTCGACGGCATCATCCTGGCGCACTCGAACGAATCGGAATGGAAGACATTCAAAAACAACCGCAACAACGAGGCCTTCCTCGACCGTATCTATATCGTCAAGGTGCCGTACTGCCTGCGCGTGTCCGACGAAATCAAGATCTACGACAAGCTGGTGGCCAATTCCTCGCTGGAAAAAGCGCCGTGCGCACCCGGCACCCTGCGCATGATGGCGCAGTTCGCCATCCTGTCGCGCCTGAAAGACCCCGAGAATTCCAGCATCTTTTCCAAGATGCTGGTGTACGACGGCGAGAACCTCAAGGATACCGACCCGAAGGCCAAGTCGATGCACGAGTATGTCGACTATGCCGGCGTCGACGAAGGCATGAACGGCTTGTCGACGCGCTTCGCCTTCAAGATCCTCTCAAAAGTCTTCAACTTCGACAATTCCGAAGTGGCGGCCAATCCGGTGCACCTCTTATATGTGCTGGAGCAGCAGGTCGAACGCGAACAGTTTTCGTCGGAGCTGGAACAGCGCTACTTCTCGTATATTAAAGAACACCTGGCGCAGCGCTACGTGGAATTCATCGGCAAGGAAATCCAGACGGCCTACCTGGAAAGCTATTCCGAATACGGCCAGAACATCTTCGACCGCTATGTGACCTTCGCCGACTTCTGGATACAGGACCAGGAATACCGCGATCCGGACACCGGCGAAAGTTTCGACCGCGAATCGCTGAACAACGAGCTGGAAAAGATCGAGAAGCCGGCCGGCATTTCGAATCCCAAGGATTTCCGCAATGAGATCGTCAATTTCGGCTTGCGGGCGCGCGCCTCGAACGGCGGCAAGAATCCGGCCTGGACCAGCTACGAAAAATTCCGCACCGTGATCGAAAAGAAAATGTTCTCGAATACGGAAGACTTGCTGCCGGTGATCTCATTCAATGCCAAGGCCAGCGCCGACGATGCCAACAAGCACGCCGACTTCGTGGCACGCATGGTGGAAAAAGGCTATACGGCCAAGCAGGTCCGCCTGTTATGCGAGTGGTACTTGCGCGTACGCAAGTCGTCCTAG
- a CDS encoding adenosine deaminase, whose translation MMNEPLRAIVRGMPKAELHIHIEGSLEPELIFALAERNGVPLGYESVEHLRSAYAFTDLQSFLDIYYAGASVLLKEQDFYDMTQAYLLRAEADNVLHTEIFFDPQTHTARGVAIADVISGIHRACQDSPVSASLILCFLRHLSEKEAFETLEDALPYRDKFIGIGLDSSEVGNPPEKFSRVFARGRELGLHLVAHAGEEGPPAYIRTALDDLKVERIDHGVRCLEDAELTARLAREQIALTVCPLSNTKLRVFDQMHDHNLAELLAAGLLVTVNSDDPAYFGGYMNDNFDAIFDALPLGLAHAQQLARNGFIAAFLPQAEKDAFLATVDAYFAQHAPH comes from the coding sequence ATGATGAACGAGCCATTGCGCGCGATCGTACGCGGCATGCCCAAAGCCGAACTGCATATCCATATCGAAGGCTCGCTGGAGCCCGAACTGATTTTCGCACTGGCCGAACGCAACGGCGTGCCGCTGGGCTATGAATCCGTGGAACACTTGCGCAGCGCCTATGCCTTTACGGATTTGCAGTCTTTTCTCGATATTTATTACGCCGGCGCAAGCGTGCTGTTGAAAGAGCAGGATTTCTACGACATGACGCAGGCGTATCTGCTGCGCGCCGAGGCGGACAATGTCTTGCACACGGAAATTTTCTTCGATCCGCAAACGCATACGGCGCGCGGCGTGGCCATCGCCGACGTGATCAGCGGCATCCACCGCGCCTGCCAGGACAGCCCCGTCAGCGCCAGCCTGATCCTGTGCTTTTTGCGCCATCTGAGCGAAAAGGAAGCGTTCGAAACCCTCGAAGACGCGCTGCCCTACCGCGACAAGTTCATCGGCATCGGCCTCGATTCGTCGGAAGTGGGCAATCCGCCCGAAAAATTCTCGCGCGTGTTTGCGCGCGGCCGCGAACTGGGCCTGCACCTGGTGGCGCATGCTGGCGAAGAAGGCCCGCCGGCGTATATCCGCACCGCGCTCGATGACTTGAAAGTTGAGCGCATCGACCATGGCGTGCGCTGCCTGGAAGACGCGGAACTGACGGCGCGCCTGGCGCGCGAGCAGATCGCGCTGACCGTCTGCCCGCTGTCGAACACCAAGCTGCGCGTGTTCGACCAGATGCACGACCATAACCTGGCCGAGCTGCTGGCGGCCGGCCTGCTGGTCACCGTCAATTCGGACGACCCGGCGTATTTCGGCGGCTACATGAACGACAACTTCGACGCCATCTTCGACGCGCTGCCTTTGGGCCTGGCGCATGCGCAGCAACTGGCGCGCAACGGCTTTATTGCCGCCTTTTTGCCGCAGGCGGAAAAGGATGCTTTCCTGGCCACCGTCGATGCGTATTTTGCGCAACACGCGCCACACTAA